The DNA region ATCGAGGAATTCCTGGACGGCCCCGAGGTCTCCGTCTTTGTCCTGTGCGACGGCCGCAACACCGTGGCCCTGTCCCCGGCACAGGATTTCAAGCGCATCTTCGACGATGACGAAGGACCCAACACCGGCGGCATGGGCGCTTATACCCCGCTGGAATGGGCCCCCGAAGGCCTGGTCCAGGAGGTCATTGACCGCGTGGCCCAGCCCACCGTCAACGAGATGGCGCACCGCGGCACCCCGTTCGTGGGCGTGCTGTTCGTTGGCCTGGCTCTGACATCACGCGGAACCCGGGTCATTGAGTTCAACGTCCGCTTCGGTGATCCCGAAACTCAGGCCGTGCTGGCCCGGCTTAAGACCCCCCTCGGTGCGCTGCTGCTGGCAGCGGCCAAGGGCGAACTGGACCAGGCGGAAGAGCTGCGCTGGTCCAAGGAAACGGCTGTCGCCGTCGTCGTTGCGTCCGAAAATTACCCGGACACCCCGCGCACAGGTGACCGCATCCGGGGCCTCAAGAAGGTGGATGAGCTGGAGGGCGTGCACGTGATCCACGCCGGAACCGCGTTGGACGACGAGGGAAAGGTGGTCTCCGCCGGCGGCCGCGTGCTCGCCGTGGTGGCCCTCGGCAGCGACCTCGTGGAGGCCCGCGAAAGAGCGTACGACGGCGTGGAGCTGGTTCACCTGGAAGGCTCCCAGTTCCGGACGGACATCGGACGCAAGGCTGCCCGCGGTGAGATCAAGGTCGCGTCCAACGCAACAGGATCCCTGCCCGTGACGAAAACGAAGGCATAGCATGACTGAGAATTCCCCGCTGGAACCGGCCACCAAAACAGGCTTGGACACTGAGGCGCTGCACCTGCCGGGCTGGACGCACGTTTACTCGGGCAAGGTCCGCGACCTGTACGAGCCCGAGGACGAGTCCATCCGGGAGCAGGTGGGCCAGGACTGCGTCCTGGTGGTGGCCAGCGACAGGATCAGCGCCTACGACCATGTCCTGGCAAGCGAAATCCCCGACAAGGGACGCATCCTCACCCAGCTGAGCCTATGGTGGTTCGACCAGCTGGACGTGATGCACCATGTTCTGGCCTCGACAGTGGAGGGCGGGGTTCCCGCGGCCGTGGACGGCCGTGCGATGATCTGCAAGAAGCTGGACATGTTTCCCGTGGAATGCATTGCCCGCGGCTATCTCACGGGCTCCGGCCTGCTGGAGTACAAGGCCTCAGGCACCGTGTGTGAGATTCCGCTGCCTCCGGGCCTGGTGGACGGTTCGCGGCTGGACAAGGCGATCTTTACCCCGTCCGCCAAGGCCGAGGTCGGCGAGCACGACGAGAACATCCCCTACGAGGCTGTTGTGGCCATGGTTGGGGATGACATCGCCGCACGGTTGAGCGAACTGACCCTCAAGATCTACACCGACGCCGAAAAGATCGCCCGCGAACGCGGCATCATCCTGGCCGACACCAAGGTGGAATTCGGCTACGACGCCGTTTCCGGTGCCATCACCCTGGGCGACGAGGTGCTCACCCCGGACTCCTCCCGCTTCTGGGATGCCGCAACCTACCAGCCCGGCCAGGCGCAGCCGTCCTACGACAAGCAGTATGTCCGGGACTGGCTCACCTCGGCCGAGTCCGGCTGGGACAGGAACTCGGACACGCCTCCGCCTGCGCTGCCCAGGGACATCATCGACCGGACCCGCGGCCGCTACGTGGAGGCTTTCGAGAAGCTCACCGGAAAAACGTTCGTCTAGGAGGCTCTTAGCTGGCCTGGTTCCTGGCTGGTTTGGTGGCCGCCGCGGCCCGCTGCTGGGCCAGCTTGATCTCCAGGACGGCGTCAAGTGCCTGCTGGACGCGGTCCTGGGCGCCGGCAGCGCTGAACGCCTTCTGCGCCTCCTTGAGGTAGACCAGGGCTTCCTCCGACTCGCCTGCGGCCTTGAGCGACTTGCCCAGCAGGAGCGACACTTCCCCGGCCGTGTGCTTGGCCAGGGCGCCGCGTTCGGCGTGGATTTCCCGCAGCTTCTCCACGGCGGCCACAATGTCGCCCGTGAGGTAGAGCCAGCGGGCGCGGATGAAGGCAACTTCCAGCTGGTCGGTCTTGTTGCCGCCCACGATGGACAGGGCCAGCTCGGCGCGTTCAATGGATGAAAGCGTTTCGGGTTCCACAATCCCGGAGGACAGCCTGACGGCGGCTGAGGCCTTGTTGAAGCGGGCCCACAGCTCGATGTCGTTGGCGGGGGAGAGCATCCTGGCAGCCCTCTCGTGGTACTTGATGCCCTCCGGGTAGTCATGCCGCATAAATGCCACGTTGCCCACCACCCAGGCCACTTCGCCTGCGAGCTGCGACATGGAGTGTTCGTCCACATGGTCGTTCATGGCCTGGCAGTACTTCCATGCTTCGTCCAGCCGGCCGCTTTCGGCGAGGGCACCGATCAGGGCGCGGTGGGCGCCGATGATCAGGGTTGAGCCCTTGGAAAGCTGGGCGCAGAGTTTCACGGCTTCCAGAGCGTGGTCCACTGCGGTGCTCAGCTGGCCCTGTCCCTGGCAGATACCGGCGAGCATCTGCCGGGCCCGGACGGCGAGGCCCACGGACTCGGTGGCCATGGGGTGTTCCAGCAGGTGCTGCATGATCTTCTGGCACTCCTGCCAGTTGCCCTGCTTGATCAGGCACTCGGCCTGCATGTAGGTCATGTTCCACCACGCGCTGGTGTTCTTGCCCTCGAGGGCTATCTGCGCGGCCGTGGCTGCGTGGCTGGCCGCGAGCGGGTAGTCCCTGAGGTCCCAGGCCTGGCGTGCGTACAGGCCGGCCAGGACGTATTCGGCGTCACTGACAGAAATAGGCTGGCTCCAGGCTTCCAGCGCCTTGGGCGCCAGCTCCAGCCTGCGCGCGAGCTCCTCGATCACTTCGGCCGTAGGTTCCCTCCGGCCGGTTTCGAGCAGAGAAATGTAGCTGGGGGAATACAGGTCCTTGCCCAGTTCAGCCTGTGTCAGCCCACGTTCGAGACGCTCCGCCCGGAGCTTCTCCCCGAATCCGTTGCCCACGGGATTGCCTCCTTATTCCGGACAGTCTTTATACTCAATGCTTGACAGTCCCTGTGGAAAACATTTTACAATGTATGTCAACAAGGACAGTGCTGGCTTTGTAACGAATCCGACTCGTATTGAGGAACTCACATGTTGAAGAAGATTGCAGCCGCAGCCGTATTGGCTGGGGCCCTGGCGTTTTCGGCGGCGGCCCCGGCCGTCCTGTCTGCAGGTTCCATTGCTGATACCACCGGTGTCTCCGTAGCCGTAGGGAACTGGCCCGATCCTATGTTGAAGCCTGTCAAGGACAAGGACAAGGACAAGGACAAGACGAAGGACGGCGGCACTACCGTCAGCCCCTACGTCGGCAACTGGCCTGACCCGATGCAATAGGTCCTCTAAAGGAGGCGGGCCCCGGAGCAGGCGCAAACCGTGCTCCGGGGCCATTTCTTTGCCCGGATACAGGCACTGCCAGGGATGCAAAAAGAGGGCCTCCCTGGGGGAGACCCTCTTTTGTATGGTCGGGATGACAGGATTTGAACCTGCGACCTCTTCGTCCCGAACGAAGCGCGCTACCAAGCTGCGCTACATCCCGATCCGCTGCAAAAGCAACTTTACAAGAATAGCGGATGCCTGGTCAGGATGCGAAATCCACAGCAGGGAATTCCCCAGATTCGGGGCGGTTGACCGCGGCCCGGACGGGGACACGCCGGGCCGCCCGGTCAGAGGCGGGGAAACCCGGCGGCGCTGCTCAGACCAGGGAGTCCTTCCAGGCGCCATGGAGGTCAGCGAACCGTCCGCCGCCGCCGATCAGCTCCGCGGGAGTGCCATCCTCCACCACACGGCCGTCGTGCACCACCAGCACACGGTCGGCCGTTTCCACCGTGGAGAGGCGGTGCGCGATGATGAGCGCCGTGCGGCCCCCGCCAGCGGAAGCTGTGGGTGTCCCGCTGGCAGCACCGCCGGCGTCGGATGTTGCTTCCAGAAGGTGCGCCAGGCCGGCCTGGACCAGCCGCTCGGAGGGGATGTCCAGCGACGACGTGGCCTCGTCCAGGATCAGCACGGCGGGGCGGGCCAGGAACGCCCGGGCAAAGCTGATGAGCTGGCGCTGCCCCGAGGATACGCGGCCGCCGCGCTTGTTGACGTCGGTGTCGTAGCCTTCGGGGAGCTCGGTGATGAACTCGTGGGCGCCCACGGCACGGGCAGCCTCCTCGATCTCCGCGCGGGAGGCGTCGGGCCTGCCCAGGGCGATGTTGTCCGCCACGGACCCGCTGAACAGGAATGCCTCCTGCGTAACCATCACGATGTTCCGGCGCAGATCCGTTGTGCTGAGATTGCGCAGGTCCACCCCGTCCAAGGTCAGGGAGCCGGAGGAGACGTCGTAGAACCGGGCGATCAGCTTGGCCAGCGTGGACTTGCCGGCGCCGGTCTGGCCCACCAGCGCGACGGTCTGGCCGGCGGGGATATGCAGGTCCAGGTTCGGAATGATCACCGGCCCGTCCCCGTAGCGGAATTCCACGCCCGTGAAGTCGATGGTGCCCTTGGCATCCCGGAGTGCCACGGCGTTCTTGGGCGGACGCACCGTGGGGATCTCCTCGAGCAGGCCGGACACCTTTTCCAGGGCTGCCTGCGCGCTCTGGAAGGAGTTGTAGAACATGGCCATCTGGTCTACGGGCTGGAAGAAGCGCTTGGTGGAGAGGATCAGTGCCAGCAGGACACCGACGGCCAGCTCGCCGCTGAGGACCCGGAAGCCGCCGAACAGGAGCACCACCGCCACGCAGACGTTGCCGATCAGCACCAGGCCGGGCTGGAAGATGCCGTTGAGGTTGATGGAGCGCACGGTCACCAGGCGGTAATCCTCGGACAGTTGCCCGTACCGCTCCGCATTCTCGCGTTCCTTGCGGAAGGCCTTCACAGCCCGGATGCCGGTCATGGTTTCCACGAAGTGCACGATCAGCCGGGCGGACACCACGCGCGACTGGCGGAAGGCAATCTGGGAGTGTTTCTGGTACCACCGGGCAAGGAAGAACATCGGCAAGCCGGCAGCCAGTACGATCAGGCCGCTCCGCCAGTCCAGGGCAAACACAGTGACCGCTGTGAAGATCATGAACAGCATGCCCGAAGCCAGTGAGCTGACACCCGAATCGAGGAGTTCGCGCAGCGCCTCAAGGTCCGAGGTCTGCCGGGCGATGATCCGGCCTGAGGTGTACTTTTCGTGGAACTCCAGGCTCAGGCGCTGGGTGTGCCGGAAGACCCTGACCCGCAGGTCCAGGAGCATGGCCTGGCTGAGCCTCGCGGTGGAGGTGACGTAGAGGGCGGTGAGTCCCGCCGTCGCCACGGCCGCAGCCAGGTACGCGACGCCGGTGAGGACCAGCGGCAGGTTGTCTCCTGCCTGCAGGGCCGGGAGCGCGTGGTCGATGCCGAAGGCGATCAGCGCCGGCCCGGCGACCCGGGCAGCCTGCGAGAGGACCACGGTTGCGATGGTGAGCCAGAACCTGAGCCGTACGGGTCGGATCAGGGAGCCCAGCAGGGCGAGCGACCGCCGTCGTACGGTTTTGCTGTCGCTCTTGCTGAGGTGGGCGTTGTCCTCGTTGGCCGTGCCGAAAGTTGCGGTGCTCATCGGTTGACTTCCTCTGAATCTGCCTCTTGCTCAAGCTCTGACAGTTCCGAGTCCAGGTCCCGGGGTTCCTGGCCTAGGCTCGCAATCACGTAGCGGTAATGGGGGTTCCCGGCCAGCAGCTCGGTGTGCGTTCCGACGGCGGCGATCCGGCCTTCTTCGAGGAGCGCCACGCGGTCGGCAAGCGCGACGGTTGACGGGCGGTGCGCCACGATCAACGTGGTGGTGTCCCGCAGGACTTCGCGGAGCCGGGCCTCCACCAGTTCCTCGGTATGGACATCCAGGGCGGAGAGCGGGTCATCCAGCACCAGGACCCGCGGCCTGGCCGCAATGGCGCGGGCCAGGGCGATCCGCTGGCGCTGCCCGCCGGACAGGCTCAGTCCTTCCTCGCCGATCAGGGTGTCCACGCCTTCGGGCAGGGAATACGCGAAGTGTGCCTGGGCGACGTCCAGCGCCTCTTCCAGCGCTTCCTCGGTGCGTTCCTCCGCGCCCAGCAGCACGTTGTCCCGGACGGAGTTGGAGAACAGTGTGGTGTCCTCGAAGGCGACGCCCACCACCCGGCGGAGCTCCTCGACGTCGAAGTCGCGCAGGTCCACGCCGTCGACGGTGATGGAGCCGTCCGTCACTTCATAGAGCCGGGGGACCAGCTGGATCAGGGCGCTCTTGCCGCTTCCGGTGATGCCCACCAGCGCCATGGTTTCGCCGGGCCGGATATCCAGGTTGATGTCCTTGAGGATTGGCTTGTCCGGGGCGTCCTCAAAAGCGAACGTGGCGCTGTTGAAGCTCAGGGCACCGCTGAGCTGCGTGGGCTTCCGGGGCTCAGGCGGGCTGGTGATGGTGTTCACCGAATCCATCACCTCGAAATGCCGGTCGATCGCTGTCTTGGCGGTGAGCGCCATGGCCAGCAGCATGCCGGAGAACTCCACGGGGGCCGCTACCACTGCAGCGGTGGCGAAGAAGGCCACCAGGGAGCCGATGCTCAGCTGCCCGCTCGCAGCCAGCATCACGCCCACCACCAGCCCCGAGCCAAGCGCCAGTTCCGGCAGGAGCGTGACCACCATGCTGAACGTGGCCTGGTGCCGGGCTTTGGAGATCTCGGTCTGGCGGAGTTCCTCGGCCTGCCCATTGAAGTTCTCGAGTGCCTCGCGGCTGCGGCCGAAGGCCTTGAGCACGCGGATGCCGTGGACTGATTCCTCCACGGTGGTGGCAAGGTCGCCGGCTTGGTCCTGGCTGAGCCGCGCCACCTTGCTGAAGCGGGTACGGAACCGGAAGCTGTAGGCCATGATGGGCACAGCGGCCGCGAGGAAGATCAGGGCGAGCTGCCAGCTCATGGCGAACATGACGGCAATGCCGATGATCACGGTCAGGGTGGTGACCACCAGCATGATGGCGCCGAAGGCCATCCACCGGCGCAGGAAGTTCAGGTCCGTCATGGCGCGGGAGAGCAGCTGCCCTGAACCCCAACGGTCGTGGAACGAGACTGTCAGGTCCTGCAGGTGGCCGTAGAGGGAAA from Arthrobacter pascens includes:
- a CDS encoding ABC transporter ATP-binding protein; translated protein: MSTATFGTANEDNAHLSKSDSKTVRRRSLALLGSLIRPVRLRFWLTIATVVLSQAARVAGPALIAFGIDHALPALQAGDNLPLVLTGVAYLAAAVATAGLTALYVTSTARLSQAMLLDLRVRVFRHTQRLSLEFHEKYTSGRIIARQTSDLEALRELLDSGVSSLASGMLFMIFTAVTVFALDWRSGLIVLAAGLPMFFLARWYQKHSQIAFRQSRVVSARLIVHFVETMTGIRAVKAFRKERENAERYGQLSEDYRLVTVRSINLNGIFQPGLVLIGNVCVAVVLLFGGFRVLSGELAVGVLLALILSTKRFFQPVDQMAMFYNSFQSAQAALEKVSGLLEEIPTVRPPKNAVALRDAKGTIDFTGVEFRYGDGPVIIPNLDLHIPAGQTVALVGQTGAGKSTLAKLIARFYDVSSGSLTLDGVDLRNLSTTDLRRNIVMVTQEAFLFSGSVADNIALGRPDASRAEIEEAARAVGAHEFITELPEGYDTDVNKRGGRVSSGQRQLISFARAFLARPAVLILDEATSSLDIPSERLVQAGLAHLLEATSDAGGAASGTPTASAGGGRTALIIAHRLSTVETADRVLVVHDGRVVEDGTPAELIGGGGRFADLHGAWKDSLV
- a CDS encoding helix-turn-helix domain-containing protein; the encoded protein is MGNGFGEKLRAERLERGLTQAELGKDLYSPSYISLLETGRREPTAEVIEELARRLELAPKALEAWSQPISVSDAEYVLAGLYARQAWDLRDYPLAASHAATAAQIALEGKNTSAWWNMTYMQAECLIKQGNWQECQKIMQHLLEHPMATESVGLAVRARQMLAGICQGQGQLSTAVDHALEAVKLCAQLSKGSTLIIGAHRALIGALAESGRLDEAWKYCQAMNDHVDEHSMSQLAGEVAWVVGNVAFMRHDYPEGIKYHERAARMLSPANDIELWARFNKASAAVRLSSGIVEPETLSSIERAELALSIVGGNKTDQLEVAFIRARWLYLTGDIVAAVEKLREIHAERGALAKHTAGEVSLLLGKSLKAAGESEEALVYLKEAQKAFSAAGAQDRVQQALDAVLEIKLAQQRAAAATKPARNQAS
- the purD gene encoding phosphoribosylamine--glycine ligase, whose product is MKVLVIGPGGREHAIVRSLLADPNVSEVHAAPGNAGISKLVPTHNINGNDPEAVAALATKLTVDLVVVGPEAPLAAGVADAVREAGIPVFGPSKAAAQLEASKAFAKEIMAEAGVPTAMAMVAANAEEAASALDTFGAPFVVKDDGLAAGKGVVVTNNREEALGHAQACFDAGGTVVIEEFLDGPEVSVFVLCDGRNTVALSPAQDFKRIFDDDEGPNTGGMGAYTPLEWAPEGLVQEVIDRVAQPTVNEMAHRGTPFVGVLFVGLALTSRGTRVIEFNVRFGDPETQAVLARLKTPLGALLLAAAKGELDQAEELRWSKETAVAVVVASENYPDTPRTGDRIRGLKKVDELEGVHVIHAGTALDDEGKVVSAGGRVLAVVALGSDLVEARERAYDGVELVHLEGSQFRTDIGRKAARGEIKVASNATGSLPVTKTKA
- a CDS encoding ABC transporter ATP-binding protein; the protein is MAKQTPFFTSISRLYPHVRPIIPRLVMGLLCALLASIVALTIPQVLRVLINDSLQPGGATDAVWIAAVVILVLGIAEAGLVALRRQFVINPATTVETRMRVSLYGHLQDLTVSFHDRWGSGQLLSRAMTDLNFLRRWMAFGAIMLVVTTLTVIIGIAVMFAMSWQLALIFLAAAVPIMAYSFRFRTRFSKVARLSQDQAGDLATTVEESVHGIRVLKAFGRSREALENFNGQAEELRQTEISKARHQATFSMVVTLLPELALGSGLVVGVMLAASGQLSIGSLVAFFATAAVVAAPVEFSGMLLAMALTAKTAIDRHFEVMDSVNTITSPPEPRKPTQLSGALSFNSATFAFEDAPDKPILKDINLDIRPGETMALVGITGSGKSALIQLVPRLYEVTDGSITVDGVDLRDFDVEELRRVVGVAFEDTTLFSNSVRDNVLLGAEERTEEALEEALDVAQAHFAYSLPEGVDTLIGEEGLSLSGGQRQRIALARAIAARPRVLVLDDPLSALDVHTEELVEARLREVLRDTTTLIVAHRPSTVALADRVALLEEGRIAAVGTHTELLAGNPHYRYVIASLGQEPRDLDSELSELEQEADSEEVNR
- a CDS encoding phosphoribosylaminoimidazolesuccinocarboxamide synthase; translated protein: MTENSPLEPATKTGLDTEALHLPGWTHVYSGKVRDLYEPEDESIREQVGQDCVLVVASDRISAYDHVLASEIPDKGRILTQLSLWWFDQLDVMHHVLASTVEGGVPAAVDGRAMICKKLDMFPVECIARGYLTGSGLLEYKASGTVCEIPLPPGLVDGSRLDKAIFTPSAKAEVGEHDENIPYEAVVAMVGDDIAARLSELTLKIYTDAEKIARERGIILADTKVEFGYDAVSGAITLGDEVLTPDSSRFWDAATYQPGQAQPSYDKQYVRDWLTSAESGWDRNSDTPPPALPRDIIDRTRGRYVEAFEKLTGKTFV